One part of the Mesorhizobium sp. M4B.F.Ca.ET.058.02.1.1 genome encodes these proteins:
- a CDS encoding ABC transporter ATP-binding protein: MTAYLKLDHIDKSFARGGQVSEVLKDIRLTIDRGEFVSIIGHSGCGKSTLLNLIAGLTRVSSGAVLLEDKEVDSPGPERAVVFQNHSLLPWLTVYENINLAVSKVFGRTKSRAERHEWIMRNLDLVQMAHARDKRPAEISGGMKQRVGIARALAMQPKILLLDEPFGALDALTRAHLQDAVMDIHARLGTTMIMITHDVDEAVLLSDRIVMMTNGPAATIGEVLSVPLARPRRRIELASDRTFLRCREAVLKFLYERHRFVEAAE; the protein is encoded by the coding sequence ATGACCGCCTATCTGAAGCTCGACCATATCGACAAATCCTTCGCCCGCGGCGGCCAGGTCAGCGAGGTGCTGAAGGATATCAGGCTCACCATCGACAGGGGCGAGTTCGTCTCCATCATCGGCCATTCCGGCTGCGGCAAGTCGACCTTGCTCAACCTCATCGCCGGGCTGACCAGGGTCTCCTCGGGCGCCGTGCTGCTCGAGGACAAGGAGGTCGACAGCCCGGGACCTGAGCGCGCCGTGGTGTTCCAGAATCATTCGCTGCTGCCGTGGCTCACCGTTTACGAGAACATCAACCTTGCCGTCTCCAAGGTCTTCGGCCGCACCAAAAGCCGGGCCGAGCGGCATGAGTGGATCATGCGCAACCTCGATCTCGTGCAGATGGCGCATGCCAGGGACAAGCGCCCGGCCGAGATATCCGGTGGCATGAAGCAGCGCGTCGGCATTGCCCGCGCGCTCGCCATGCAGCCGAAGATCCTGCTGCTCGACGAGCCGTTCGGCGCGCTCGACGCGCTGACCCGCGCCCACCTCCAGGACGCGGTGATGGACATCCACGCCCGGCTCGGCACGACCATGATCATGATCACCCACGATGTCGACGAGGCGGTGCTTCTGTCCGACCGCATCGTGATGATGACCAACGGCCCGGCGGCAACCATCGGCGAGGTGCTTTCGGTGCCGCTGGCCCGGCCGCGCCGACGCATCGAGCTTGCCTCGGACCGCACCTTCCTGCGCTGCCGCGAGGCTGTGCTGAAGTTCCTCTATGAGCGCCACCGCTTCGTTGAGGCCGCGGAGTAG
- a CDS encoding nitrate/nitrite transporter, translated as MTAILPAAPSQEPRQALVMSTIAFTVCFAVWTIFSIIGVRIKQELGLSETEFGLLIGTPILTGSLVRMLLGVWTDRYGGRLVYTAVMLSAAVATLLLSFAHTYEQMLIAALGVGLAGGSFAVGVAYVSRFFPAGRQGTALGIFGVGNVGAAVTKFLAPLVLLAWGWQTVAQIWAAALVVMAVVFWFTTGDDPVIRERRAGRAAPPRSFWQEFAPLKNLQVWRFAFYYFFVFGAFVALSLWLPRYLIGVYGFNIATAGMIGAAYSIPASIFRAYGGVLSDRIGARTVLYWTFTVCAVATLVLSLPSADYVVRGISGPIAFHFEIGPLAFIAVACVLGFFMSLGKAAVYKHIPVYYPKNVGAVGGMVGMIGGLGGFVLPIAFGALNDLTGVWSSCFMLLFVIVVGCLAWMHLSIRRMERASMAETPALSYAAE; from the coding sequence ATGACTGCAATTCTCCCAGCCGCGCCCAGCCAGGAACCCAGGCAGGCGCTCGTGATGTCCACCATCGCCTTCACCGTCTGCTTCGCGGTGTGGACGATCTTCTCCATCATCGGCGTGCGCATAAAGCAGGAGCTTGGGCTGAGCGAGACGGAGTTCGGCCTGCTCATCGGCACGCCGATCCTCACCGGCTCGCTCGTGCGCATGCTGCTCGGCGTCTGGACCGATCGCTATGGCGGGCGGCTGGTCTACACCGCCGTCATGCTTTCGGCGGCGGTCGCGACCCTACTGCTCTCTTTTGCGCATACTTATGAGCAGATGCTGATCGCCGCGCTTGGCGTCGGTCTCGCCGGCGGCTCCTTCGCCGTCGGCGTCGCCTATGTCTCGCGCTTCTTCCCCGCCGGCAGGCAGGGCACGGCGCTCGGCATCTTCGGTGTCGGCAATGTCGGCGCCGCGGTCACCAAGTTCCTGGCGCCGCTCGTGCTGCTCGCCTGGGGCTGGCAGACGGTGGCGCAAATCTGGGCGGCGGCGCTCGTCGTCATGGCCGTCGTCTTCTGGTTTACCACCGGCGACGATCCGGTCATCCGCGAGCGCCGTGCCGGCAGGGCGGCACCGCCAAGGAGCTTCTGGCAGGAATTCGCGCCGCTGAAGAACCTGCAGGTGTGGCGCTTCGCCTTCTACTATTTCTTCGTCTTCGGCGCGTTCGTGGCGCTGTCGCTGTGGCTGCCGCGCTACCTGATCGGCGTCTATGGTTTCAACATCGCCACCGCCGGCATGATTGGGGCCGCCTATTCGATCCCGGCGAGCATCTTCCGTGCCTATGGCGGCGTGCTATCCGACCGCATCGGCGCCCGCACCGTGCTCTACTGGACCTTCACGGTCTGTGCCGTCGCGACTCTCGTTCTGTCTCTCCCCTCGGCAGACTACGTCGTGCGCGGCATCAGCGGGCCGATCGCCTTCCATTTCGAGATCGGCCCGCTCGCCTTCATCGCCGTCGCCTGCGTGCTCGGCTTCTTCATGAGCCTCGGCAAGGCCGCGGTCTACAAGCACATCCCGGTCTACTACCCGAAGAATGTCGGCGCGGTCGGCGGCATGGTCGGCATGATCGGCGGGCTCGGCGGCTTCGTCCTGCCGATCGCCTTCGGCGCGCTCAACGATCTCACCGGCGTCTGGTCGAGCTGCTTCATGCTGCTCTTCGTCATCGTCGTCGGCTGCCTTGCCTGGATGCACCTCAGCATCCGCCGCATGGAGCGCGCCTCGATGGCCGAGACGCCAGCCCTTTCCTACGCGGCCGAGTGA
- the nirD gene encoding nitrite reductase small subunit NirD — MTWIAIGTITDIPRRGARCVATPQGKIAVFRTADDEVFAIDDHCPHKGGPLSQGIVHGAAVTCPLHNWVISLETGKALGADEGGVRTIPVKREGERLFLALEALASRAA, encoded by the coding sequence ATGACCTGGATCGCTATAGGCACCATCACCGACATCCCCCGCCGTGGCGCGCGCTGCGTCGCCACCCCGCAAGGCAAGATTGCCGTCTTCCGCACCGCCGACGACGAAGTCTTCGCCATCGACGACCATTGCCCGCACAAGGGCGGGCCGCTCAGTCAGGGCATCGTCCATGGCGCCGCGGTGACGTGCCCGCTGCACAATTGGGTGATTTCGCTCGAGACCGGCAAGGCGCTCGGTGCCGACGAGGGCGGGGTGCGCACCATCCCGGTGAAGCGGGAAGGCGAGCGCCTGTTCCTGGCGCTGGAAGCGCTGGCCAGCCGCGCGGCCTGA
- a CDS encoding nitrate reductase yields the protein MEIDEAREVRTTCPYCGVGCGVLAKVAADGEVTVRGDPDHPANFGRLCSKGSALAETIDLDGRLVHPEIGGRRAVWDEALDLVASTFSQTIAEHGPDAVAFYVSGQLLTEDYYVANKLMKGFVGSANIDTNSRLCMASSVAGHRRAFGSDTVPGCYEDLELADLIVLVGSNLAWCHPVLYQRIAAAREKRPGMKIVLVDPRRTMTADIADQHLAIAPDGDTALFSGVLAHLAKNDALDRAYIAEHTSGFEETLAAIASLDLAGIATATGLSEDELSHFYALFAATEKTVTVYSQGVNQSSQGTDKVNAIINCHLATGRIGKPGAGPFSVTGQPNAMGGREVGGLANMLAAHMEIENPAHRARVRRFWNAPAMAANPGLKAVDMFRAVADGRVKALWIMATNPVDSMPDADAVEAAIKACPFVVVSDVLASTDTVRHAHVSLPATAWGEKDGTVTNSERRISRQRAFLPAPGEARPDWWIVAEVAKRMGFAEAFAHAGPGEIFAEHAALSGYENDGARDFDIGAYAGINAEGYEDLAPFQWPAPALSSPLRGGSESALSGARQASRRGVGGEVSVSANEAETVAGDPLWPAGHLPLKEGDQPAPRPSPISKVGEWAQSAVPLVSPLEGEMAGRPEGVGTTGRQPIRFFADGNFYTPDRKARFIPIRVSTDIRTTPDYPLILNTGRIRDHWHTMTRTGKSPRLSQHIAEPFVEIHPADAQHHGIGDADIVRLSSPRGAVLVRALITTRQRQGSVFAPMHWTDQFAAKGRLDALTAALADPVSGQPALKHVAVRIEKFAARAFGFAVMRERPEVIAADYWAVARCKGGWRVELAFADENIDWPGFAQSLFVSPEAELLAYHDRDAGQHRIAAFEGERLAGALFVAPGPVAVSRGWAAEQLKTAHAGQRERFRIVAGRAGADRPDIGAIVCSCFSIGANQIAAAVGAGCSTVKAVGEALKAGTNCGSCRAEIRAIIGAGRVQAAE from the coding sequence ATGGAGATCGACGAAGCACGCGAGGTGAGGACCACCTGCCCCTATTGCGGGGTGGGCTGCGGCGTGCTGGCGAAGGTCGCCGCGGACGGTGAAGTCACCGTCCGCGGCGACCCCGATCATCCGGCGAATTTCGGCCGGCTCTGCTCTAAGGGTTCGGCGCTCGCCGAGACCATCGACCTCGATGGCCGGCTGGTCCATCCCGAAATCGGCGGCCGCCGCGCCGTTTGGGACGAGGCGCTCGACCTCGTCGCCTCGACCTTCTCGCAGACCATCGCCGAGCACGGTCCGGACGCGGTCGCTTTTTATGTGTCAGGCCAACTGCTGACCGAGGACTATTACGTCGCCAACAAGCTGATGAAGGGCTTTGTCGGCTCGGCCAACATCGATACCAATTCGCGGCTCTGCATGGCTTCCTCGGTCGCCGGCCACCGCCGCGCCTTCGGCTCCGACACGGTGCCGGGTTGCTACGAGGATCTGGAGCTAGCCGATCTCATCGTGCTGGTCGGCTCGAATCTCGCATGGTGCCATCCCGTGCTCTACCAGCGCATCGCGGCGGCGCGCGAGAAGCGGCCCGGGATGAAGATCGTGCTGGTCGATCCGCGCCGCACCATGACCGCCGACATCGCCGACCAGCATCTGGCGATCGCGCCGGATGGCGACACCGCGCTGTTTTCCGGTGTCCTTGCCCATCTCGCGAAGAACGATGCGCTCGACCGCGCTTATATTGCCGAACATACCTCAGGCTTCGAGGAGACGCTGGCGGCCATCGCATCGCTCGATCTCGCCGGCATTGCCACCGCCACGGGTTTGAGCGAGGACGAGCTTTCGCACTTCTACGCGTTGTTCGCGGCAACGGAAAAAACCGTCACCGTCTACAGCCAGGGCGTCAACCAGTCGTCGCAAGGCACCGACAAGGTCAACGCCATCATCAACTGCCATCTCGCCACCGGCCGCATCGGCAAGCCCGGGGCAGGGCCGTTCTCGGTCACCGGCCAGCCCAACGCCATGGGCGGCCGCGAGGTCGGCGGCCTCGCCAACATGCTCGCCGCCCACATGGAGATCGAGAACCCGGCGCACCGGGCGCGCGTGCGCCGTTTCTGGAATGCGCCGGCAATGGCCGCGAACCCTGGCCTGAAGGCCGTCGACATGTTCAGGGCGGTGGCCGACGGGCGCGTCAAGGCGCTGTGGATCATGGCCACCAACCCGGTCGATTCGATGCCGGACGCCGATGCGGTGGAAGCCGCGATCAAGGCCTGCCCGTTTGTGGTGGTTTCCGACGTGCTGGCGAGCACCGATACCGTTCGTCATGCCCATGTGTCGCTGCCCGCCACCGCCTGGGGCGAGAAGGACGGCACCGTCACCAATTCCGAACGCCGCATCTCGCGCCAGCGCGCCTTCCTGCCGGCGCCCGGTGAGGCGAGGCCGGACTGGTGGATCGTTGCCGAGGTGGCGAAGCGGATGGGATTTGCCGAGGCGTTTGCGCATGCCGGGCCGGGCGAGATCTTCGCCGAGCACGCCGCGCTGTCGGGTTATGAAAATGATGGCGCGCGGGATTTTGATATCGGCGCTTATGCCGGGATCAATGCTGAGGGCTATGAGGATTTGGCGCCATTCCAATGGCCAGCACCGGCCTTATCCTCTCCCTTGAGGGGAGGGTCGGAGAGCGCGTTGAGCGGAGCGAGACAAGCGAGCCGGAGAGGGGTCGGAGGTGAAGTCTCAGTCTCTGCCAACGAGGCCGAGACTGTCGCAGGCGACCCCCTCTGGCCTGCCGGCCATCTCCCCCTCAAGGAGGGAGATCAGCCCGCACCTCGACCTTCGCCAATCTCCAAAGTCGGAGAGTGGGCGCAGTCCGCAGTGCCGCTAGTCTCCCCCCTTGAGGGGGAGATGGCCGGCAGGCCAGAGGGGGTCGGTACGACTGGGCGCCAGCCCATTCGCTTCTTCGCCGACGGCAACTTCTACACGCCCGACCGCAAGGCCCGCTTCATCCCGATCCGCGTCTCAACCGACATCCGCACCACGCCCGACTACCCGCTGATCCTCAACACCGGCCGCATCCGCGACCACTGGCACACGATGACGCGCACCGGCAAAAGCCCGCGTCTTTCCCAGCACATCGCCGAGCCCTTCGTCGAAATCCATCCGGCCGATGCACAGCACCATGGCATCGGCGACGCCGACATCGTGCGCCTATCCAGCCCGCGCGGCGCCGTCCTGGTTCGCGCATTGATCACGACCCGCCAGCGCCAGGGCAGCGTCTTCGCGCCGATGCACTGGACCGACCAGTTCGCGGCCAAGGGACGTCTCGACGCCCTGACCGCGGCGCTCGCCGACCCTGTTTCCGGCCAGCCGGCGCTGAAGCATGTCGCGGTGCGCATCGAGAAATTCGCCGCCAGAGCCTTCGGCTTCGCCGTGATGCGAGAACGCCCCGAGGTCATCGCCGCCGACTATTGGGCGGTGGCCCGCTGCAAGGGCGGCTGGCGGGTGGAACTCGCTTTTGCCGACGAAAACATCGACTGGCCGGGTTTTGCCCAGTCATTGTTTGTGTCGCCTGAGGCCGAGCTGCTCGCCTATCACGACCGCGACGCCGGCCAGCACCGCATCGCCGCCTTTGAAGGCGAGCGCCTTGCCGGCGCCCTGTTCGTCGCACCCGGTCCAGTCGCTGTCTCACGCGGCTGGGCGGCCGAGCAGCTCAAAACCGCCCACGCCGGCCAGCGTGAGCGCTTCCGCATTGTCGCCGGCCGCGCCGGCGCCGACCGGCCGGATATCGGCGCGATCGTATGCTCCTGCTTCAGCATCGGCGCCAACCAGATCGCGGCGGCTGTGGGGGCTGGCTGCTCGACCGTCAAGGCCGTTGGCGAAGCGCTCAAGGCCGGCACCAATTGCGGCTCCTGCCGCGCCGAAATTCGCGCCATCATCGGAGCGGGCAGGGTGCAGGCGGCGGAGTAG
- a CDS encoding bifunctional diguanylate cyclase/phosphodiesterase → MLFTSVSKIESAMPRFGFFAIREFHIAIRDVTHLRDMVSLAQLAGGSPESLEQLAAANDLVYIRFERIDGGDTISEIPAYAGIVPQVNDAVKRIDAILAAGLPFDENSLKELGIELDQIVARMNDEYYKYGEEVNVDLYAAEKNLNRFNYQIAFALTVLSALAIGTAVLLIGRRETISKLEFLAWRDATTELKNRAWMSANRDGLLERARLAGKPLRLFLIDLDHFKSVNDTFGHHIGDLLLKAVAETLQSVERPGEVAAVRLGGDEFAVMAIGHSDDLGHRLREQLNRFADLDGHQVRIGASIGMASFPDHGSDISTLLRNADSALYAAKAEGRSGFVTFSPAILSQIDAQLGEEAAIKQALNADEYFLVWQPQFELATGRMIGAEALVRWRDRVSGTVRLPDSFIPTAERSDLILEIDKIVLSKACAQAVQWMSISAADFICAVNVSGKTLQDDGFFVHLAEVLLQTGLPPSRLQLEITEGVFIQSKDALNTLSKIRNLGVSLALDDFGSGYSSFGYLADLDLNQLKIDRSFLNDLESSRKKQDVVGGIIALANSLSLTVMAEGVETEGQLAFLIAEQCHGAQGFFMSEPIDEKLLTNHLIARRGSLKAKARSKLNLSA, encoded by the coding sequence GTGCTGTTCACGAGCGTCAGCAAGATAGAGAGCGCGATGCCGCGTTTCGGCTTCTTCGCCATTCGCGAGTTCCACATTGCGATACGCGACGTGACGCATCTGCGGGATATGGTTTCACTTGCCCAGCTGGCCGGCGGTTCGCCTGAAAGTCTTGAGCAATTGGCGGCCGCAAACGATCTGGTCTACATCCGTTTCGAGCGGATCGACGGCGGCGACACGATTAGCGAAATCCCTGCCTACGCCGGTATCGTGCCGCAGGTCAATGACGCTGTGAAGCGGATCGATGCCATCCTTGCGGCCGGCTTGCCTTTCGATGAAAACAGCCTGAAAGAACTGGGAATTGAGCTCGACCAGATCGTCGCTCGCATGAACGACGAATACTACAAATATGGGGAAGAAGTTAACGTCGATCTTTATGCGGCCGAGAAGAACCTCAACAGGTTCAACTACCAGATTGCCTTTGCCTTGACGGTATTGTCGGCGCTTGCGATCGGAACCGCCGTGCTGCTCATCGGCCGACGGGAAACCATCAGCAAGCTGGAATTTCTCGCCTGGCGCGATGCGACGACCGAGTTGAAGAATCGCGCCTGGATGTCCGCCAACAGAGACGGGCTGCTGGAGCGGGCAAGGCTGGCCGGCAAGCCGCTCCGGCTGTTCCTGATCGACCTGGATCACTTCAAGAGCGTCAACGACACGTTCGGTCATCACATTGGCGATCTGCTGCTGAAGGCCGTTGCCGAGACCTTGCAGTCGGTCGAACGGCCAGGCGAAGTGGCCGCCGTCCGCCTGGGAGGAGACGAGTTCGCCGTCATGGCGATCGGGCATTCGGACGATCTCGGCCATCGTCTGCGCGAGCAGCTGAACCGGTTTGCCGATCTGGACGGTCACCAGGTGCGCATCGGCGCCAGCATCGGCATGGCGTCTTTCCCGGATCATGGCTCGGATATCTCCACCTTGTTGCGCAACGCCGACAGCGCGCTCTATGCCGCGAAGGCGGAAGGACGGTCCGGCTTTGTGACGTTCTCGCCTGCTATCCTCAGCCAGATTGATGCGCAGCTGGGCGAGGAGGCGGCGATCAAGCAAGCGCTGAACGCCGATGAGTATTTTCTGGTTTGGCAGCCACAGTTCGAATTGGCGACGGGGCGTATGATCGGCGCCGAAGCCCTGGTCCGATGGCGCGACCGCGTTTCGGGAACGGTGCGCCTGCCTGACTCATTCATTCCGACCGCGGAACGGAGTGATTTGATCCTGGAAATCGACAAGATCGTGCTGAGCAAGGCCTGCGCGCAGGCAGTGCAGTGGATGTCGATTTCCGCCGCCGATTTCATCTGCGCGGTCAATGTCTCGGGCAAGACCCTGCAGGACGATGGATTTTTCGTGCACCTCGCGGAGGTGCTGCTGCAAACGGGATTGCCGCCGTCGCGCCTGCAGTTGGAAATCACGGAAGGGGTTTTCATCCAAAGCAAGGATGCGTTGAACACATTGTCGAAAATTCGCAATCTCGGGGTCAGTTTGGCGCTCGACGATTTTGGATCCGGATATTCGAGTTTCGGCTACCTTGCCGATCTCGACCTCAATCAGCTGAAGATCGATCGATCGTTCTTGAACGATCTGGAATCGTCCAGGAAAAAGCAGGACGTTGTCGGAGGAATTATCGCGCTGGCCAACTCTCTCAGCCTGACTGTCATGGCCGAGGGGGTGGAAACCGAAGGACAACTGGCTTTCCTGATCGCCGAACAATGCCACGGCGCCCAGGGGTTTTTCATGTCGGAACCGATCGACGAGAAATTGCTGACAAATCACCTGATTGCGCGGCGAGGCAGCCTCAAGGCCAAGGCCAGGTCCAAGCTGAACCTCTCGGCTTGA
- a CDS encoding molybdopterin-dependent oxidoreductase: MSILERSLSALDRILIVLVISAIGMLPAFAMEPAKYPDPPDTVAFNVEKNGESIPVTLRQLEKLGLYSVSTPSPFEKGQLAFQGVLFRDVVKLVGLEGESSVVLRAVDDYVQVIPKEDWIEGPLLLATRQDGKLLTRRTQGPTRLIYPLDDYPAFDTPVRKPRWIWLIKTMAPGN, translated from the coding sequence GTGTCGATCCTCGAGAGAAGTTTATCTGCACTTGATCGGATCCTGATTGTTCTGGTCATTTCGGCAATCGGCATGCTGCCGGCATTCGCCATGGAACCGGCCAAATATCCGGATCCTCCCGATACCGTTGCTTTCAATGTCGAGAAGAACGGCGAATCGATCCCGGTCACGCTGCGACAGCTGGAAAAGCTCGGCCTTTACAGCGTTTCCACCCCAAGTCCCTTTGAAAAAGGGCAACTTGCGTTTCAGGGCGTTCTGTTCCGGGATGTGGTCAAGCTGGTCGGACTGGAGGGTGAATCGTCAGTCGTCCTGCGGGCGGTGGACGACTATGTGCAGGTAATCCCGAAGGAAGACTGGATCGAAGGTCCCCTGCTTCTTGCCACTCGCCAGGACGGCAAGCTGTTGACGCGGCGCACGCAAGGTCCCACGCGGCTGATCTACCCTCTCGATGACTATCCAGCCTTCGATACGCCAGTTCGCAAACCTCGATGGATCTGGCTGATAAAAACGATGGCCCCTGGCAATTGA
- the nirB gene encoding nitrite reductase large subunit NirB translates to MTEKLVIIGNGMAPGRMLEHLLEKAPDRYQVTIFNAEPRVNYDRIMLSPVLSGEKAYEEIIIHGDGWYIKHGITLYKGHRIVAIDRAAKTVTSDHGVTEPYDKLVIATGSVPFIIPVPGNNLPGVLTYRDLDDVRAMMLAAQSRAKAVVIGGGLLGLEAAAGLQAQGMDVTVLHVMPTLMERQLDPAAGYLLQRAVEERGIKVITKANTQAITGNGKVEQVELADGTIIPATLVVMAVGIRPNAALAKEAGIAVNRGIVVDAGMRSNDPDIFALGECAEVNGMVYGLVAPLYEMARVAASQLAGDETAAFVHSDTPTKLKVTGIELFSLGDFADGDDRQEIVLRDASAGVYKRLVLKDDRIIGTVLYGETADGAWFNDLKKKQTDISEMRDTLIFGQSYQGGAPLDPMAAVAALPDDAEICGCNGVCKGKITGAITGKGLTSLDDVRAHTKASASCGSCTGLVEKLMVLTLGDTYNPAAVQPMCSCTALGHDEVRRLIKAKGLKTIPAVMQELEWKTSCGCAKCRPALNYYLVCDWPDEYADDYQSRFINERVHANIQKDGTYSVVPRMWGGVTSASELRAIADVVDKFEIPMVKVTGGQRIDMLGIRKEDLPAVWADLGQAGFVSGHAYAKGLRTVKTCVGSDWCRFGTQDSTGLGIRIEKFMWGSWTPAKVKMAVSGCPRNCAEATCKDVGVICVDSGYEIHFAGAAGLDIKGTEVLGLVRTEDEALEHIVALTQMYREQARYLERIYKWAKRVGIEEIKRQIMDDGEKRRAYYERFVFSQKFAQVDPWSERVSGKDKHEFRPMASVGFAEAAE, encoded by the coding sequence ATGACCGAGAAACTCGTCATCATCGGCAACGGCATGGCCCCCGGGCGCATGCTGGAGCATCTCCTGGAAAAGGCGCCGGATCGCTACCAGGTCACCATCTTCAACGCCGAGCCGCGCGTGAACTACGACCGCATCATGCTGTCGCCGGTCCTGTCGGGCGAAAAGGCCTATGAAGAGATCATCATCCACGGCGACGGCTGGTACATCAAGCACGGCATCACGCTCTACAAGGGCCACAGAATAGTCGCCATCGACCGCGCGGCGAAGACCGTCACCTCCGATCATGGCGTGACGGAACCCTACGACAAGCTGGTCATCGCCACCGGCTCGGTGCCGTTCATCATCCCGGTGCCGGGCAACAACCTGCCGGGCGTGCTGACCTATCGCGATCTGGACGACGTCCGCGCCATGATGCTGGCCGCCCAGTCGCGGGCCAAGGCCGTGGTCATCGGCGGTGGCCTGCTCGGCCTGGAAGCCGCGGCCGGCCTGCAGGCGCAAGGCATGGACGTCACCGTGCTGCACGTCATGCCGACGCTGATGGAGCGTCAGCTCGATCCTGCCGCCGGCTACCTCCTGCAGCGCGCCGTGGAGGAGCGCGGCATCAAGGTGATCACCAAGGCCAACACCCAGGCCATCACCGGCAACGGCAAGGTCGAGCAGGTGGAGCTTGCCGACGGCACGATTATCCCGGCGACGCTGGTTGTCATGGCGGTCGGCATCCGGCCGAACGCGGCGCTGGCGAAGGAGGCGGGCATCGCCGTCAATCGCGGCATAGTCGTTGATGCCGGCATGCGCAGCAACGACCCCGACATCTTCGCGCTCGGCGAATGCGCCGAGGTCAACGGCATGGTTTACGGTCTGGTGGCGCCGCTCTACGAGATGGCGCGCGTGGCCGCCAGCCAGCTTGCCGGCGACGAGACGGCCGCCTTCGTGCATTCGGACACGCCGACCAAGCTCAAGGTCACCGGCATCGAGCTGTTCTCGCTCGGCGACTTCGCCGATGGCGACGACCGCCAGGAGATCGTGCTGCGCGATGCCTCGGCCGGCGTCTACAAGCGCCTGGTGCTGAAGGACGACCGCATCATCGGCACCGTGCTCTATGGCGAGACCGCCGATGGCGCCTGGTTCAACGACCTGAAGAAGAAGCAGACCGATATTTCGGAGATGCGCGACACGCTTATCTTCGGCCAGTCATACCAGGGGGGTGCCCCCCTGGACCCTATGGCGGCCGTTGCAGCCTTGCCGGATGATGCGGAAATCTGCGGCTGCAACGGCGTCTGCAAGGGCAAGATCACCGGTGCGATCACCGGCAAGGGCCTGACCTCGCTCGACGATGTCCGGGCGCATACCAAGGCGTCGGCTTCCTGCGGCTCTTGCACGGGGCTGGTCGAGAAGCTGATGGTGCTGACCCTCGGCGACACGTACAACCCGGCCGCCGTGCAGCCGATGTGCTCCTGCACCGCGCTCGGCCACGACGAGGTGCGCCGGCTGATCAAGGCCAAGGGACTGAAGACCATTCCGGCGGTGATGCAGGAGCTGGAGTGGAAGACCTCCTGCGGCTGCGCCAAATGCCGGCCGGCGCTCAACTACTATCTCGTCTGCGACTGGCCGGACGAATATGCCGATGACTACCAGTCGCGCTTCATCAACGAGCGTGTCCACGCCAACATCCAGAAGGACGGCACCTATTCGGTGGTGCCGCGCATGTGGGGCGGCGTCACCAGCGCCTCCGAACTGCGCGCCATCGCCGACGTCGTCGACAAGTTCGAGATCCCGATGGTCAAGGTCACCGGCGGCCAGCGCATCGATATGCTGGGCATCCGCAAGGAGGACCTGCCGGCGGTGTGGGCCGATCTCGGCCAGGCCGGTTTCGTCTCAGGCCATGCCTACGCCAAGGGCCTGCGCACGGTGAAGACCTGCGTCGGCTCCGACTGGTGCCGCTTCGGCACGCAGGATTCGACCGGCTTGGGCATCCGCATCGAGAAGTTCATGTGGGGCTCGTGGACGCCGGCCAAGGTGAAGATGGCGGTGTCAGGCTGTCCGCGAAACTGCGCCGAGGCGACCTGCAAGGATGTCGGCGTCATCTGCGTCGACAGTGGCTACGAGATCCATTTCGCCGGGGCGGCCGGCCTCGACATCAAGGGCACCGAGGTGCTCGGCCTGGTCAGGACCGAGGACGAGGCGCTGGAGCATATCGTGGCGCTGACGCAGATGTATCGCGAGCAGGCCCGCTATCTCGAGCGCATCTACAAATGGGCCAAGCGCGTCGGCATCGAGGAGATCAAGCGCCAGATCATGGACGACGGCGAAAAGCGCAGGGCTTACTACGAGCGCTTCGTCTTCTCCCAGAAATTCGCCCAGGTCGACCCGTGGTCGGAACGCGTTTCTGGCAAGGACAAGCACGAGTTCCGGCCGATGGCCTCGGTCGGGTTCGCGGAGGCGGCGGAATGA